A part of Liolophura sinensis isolate JHLJ2023 chromosome 1, CUHK_Ljap_v2, whole genome shotgun sequence genomic DNA contains:
- the LOC135461965 gene encoding glycerophosphocholine cholinephosphodiesterase ENPP6-like encodes MATAVKTHTVLWLTVLSVLAAPAIVHSSRLMVILLDGFRWDYFNIHGMGLKGFPKLFQIGTKVEYTVLDFPTLSYPNYYTIMTGLYDDIHGMVANYMYDEVREEEFLIGTNPEYNQSFWWDGGDPLWITATRQKKSAHMYYWPNCEVLIRGLTPASCVPYIGIPSRRNFIKATSEGMALLHKKRADVVGIYYELTDATGHRYGPRSAELKQVIRDLDEDIYGLLADWERRNLRDKVDIIIMSDHGMTDVSPERVVRIENYVNASDVQRFLEYGAFMSIWPKDGKLDEVYNSLVNASKHMSVYKREETPEHWHYRKHYRISPIVVSMETGWIVLKPNQTYKYYNESQPLSGTHGYDNTYTDMRGIFVAAGPNFKASFVSKPIHAVDMYQVMCKSLGIQPSAHNGSWSRVKEMWVGSAATHLELNHYLIFVWAVVVYIYLYM; translated from the exons ATGGCAACCGCAGTTAAAACCCACACTGTGTTGTGGCTGACCGTGCTGAGCGTCCTGGCTGCCCCAGCTATCGTACACTCTTCTCGACTTATGGTGATTCTTCTGGACGGCTTCAGATGGGATTATTTCAACATCCACGGCATGGGCCTCAAAGGTTTCCCCAAACTGTTCCAGATCGGCACGAAGGTGGAGTACACAGTGCTGGATTTTCCCACATTATCTTATCCCAACTATTACACTATCATGACAG GGCTGTATGATGACATCCACGGGATGGTGGCCAACTATATGTACGATGAGGTTCGAGAGGAAGAGTTTCTAATAGGTACAAATCCTGAGTACAACCAGTCGTTCTGGTGGGATGGCGGCGACCCGCTGTGGATCACCGCTACTCGACAG AAGAAATCAGCCCATATGTATTACTGGCCGAACTGTGAAGTGTTGATCAGAGGGTTGACTCCAGCCTCGTGTGTACCCTATATCGGTATTCCCAGCAGACGTAACTTCATCAAGGCTACCAGCGAGGGCATGGCGCTGCTCCACAAAAAACGGGCAGATGTTGTTG GTATTTACTACGAGCTGACTGACGCCACAGGTCATAGGTACGGACCCCGCAGTGCCGAGCTTAAACAGGTGATCCGGGATCTGGACGAGGACATCTATGGTTTACTGGCTGATTGGGAGAGAAGAAACCTTCGGGATAAGGTGGACATCATCATCATGTCTGACCACGGCATGACTGATGTGAGCCCCGAACGCGTGGTCAGGATTGAGAATTACGTAAACGCCAGTGACGTCCAGAGATTCCTGGAGTACGGAGCATTTATGTCCATATGGCCTAAAGATGGAAAGTTAGATGAG gtgtacaacAGCCTTGTGAACGCCAGCAAACACATGAGCGTGTACAAGAGAGAGGAAACGCCCGAACACTGGCACTACCGGAAACACTACCGAATATCTCCGATTGTTGTTTCCATGGAGACAGGATGGATCGTCTTAAAG CCCAATCAAACGTACAAATATTACAACGAGTCGCAGCCGCTTTCTGGCACACATGGCTATgataatacatatacagatatgaGAGGGATATTCGTCGCTGCTGGTCCAA ATTTCAAAGCTTCGTTCGTCTCCAAACCAATCCATGCTGTAGACATGTACCAGGTAATGTGCAAAAGTCTGGGCATCCAGCCGTCTGCGCATAACGGAAGCTGGAGTCGCGTGAAGGAAATGTGGGTTGGCTCCGCAGCCACACATTTGGAGCTCAatcattatttgatttttgtgtggGCTGTTGTTGtctatatatacctatatatgtaG